A single region of the Mustela lutreola isolate mMusLut2 chromosome 2, mMusLut2.pri, whole genome shotgun sequence genome encodes:
- the OGG1 gene encoding N-glycosylase/DNA lyase isoform X1, with protein MCRGFLEDLGARQEAGAGEDTMEHRTLASFPALWASIPCPRSELRLDLVLASGQSFRWREQNPAHWTGVLANQVWTLTQTEEQLYCTVYRGDKGWVGRPTPEELKTVYQYFQLDVSLAQLYHHWSSVDPHFQEVAQKFQGVRLLQQDPIECLFSFICSSNNNIARITGMVERLCEAFGPRLIQLDDVTYHGFPSLQALAGPEVEVQLRTLGLGYRARYVSASARAILEEQGGLPWLQQLRKAPYEETHKALCTLPGVGTKVADCICLMALDKPQAVPVDVHMWQIAQRDYSWHPTTSQAKGPSPQANKELGNFFRSLWGPYAGWAQAVLFSADLRQPHRAREPPAKRRSTDPEV; from the exons ATGTGTCGCGGCTTCCTGGAGGACCTTGGTGCGCGCCAGGAGGCGGGGGCCGGGGAGGATAC CATGGAGCATCGAACTCTAGCTTCTTTCCCGGCACTGTGGGCCTCCATCCCCTGTCCACGTTCGGAGCTGCGCCTGGACCTGGTTCTGGCTTCCGGACAGTCTTTCCG GTGGAGGGAACAAAACCCGGCGCATTGGACTGGCGTGCTGGCGAACCAGGTATGGACACTGACTCAGACTGAGGAGCAGCTCTACTGTACTGTGTACCGAGGCGACAAGGGATGGGTTGGCCGACCCACACCAGAAGAGCTAAAGACTGTGTACCAGTACTTCCAGCTGGATGTCAGCCTGGCTCAACTTTATCACCATTGGAGTTCCGTGGACCCCCACTTTCAAGAGGTGGCTCAGAAATTCCAAG GTGTGCGACTCCTACAACAGGACCCAATCGAGTGCCTTTTCTCCTTCATCTGTTCCTCCAACAACAACATTGCTCGCATAACTGGCATGGTAGAACGACTCTGTGAGGCCTTTGGACCTCGGCTCATCCAGCTTGATGATGTCACCTACCATGGCTTCCCTAGCCTGCAGGCCCTGGCTG GGCCAGAGGTAGAGGTGCAGCTCAGGACGCTGGGCCTGGGGTACCGTGCCCGCTATGTGAGTGCCAGTGCCCGAGCCATCCTAGAAGAACAGGGCGGGCTGCCCTGGCTGCAGCAGCTGCGCAAGGCCCCCTACGAAGAGACCCACAAGGCCCTCTGCACATTGCCCGGGGTGGGCACCAAG gtgGCTGACTGCATCTGCTTGATGGCCCTAGACAAGCCCCAGGCCGTGCCTGTAGATGTCCACATGTGGCAGATCGCCCAGCGTGACTATAGCTGGCACCCCACCACATCTCAGGCCAAGGGTCCAAGCCCCCAGGCTAAcaaggaactgg GAAACTTTTTCCGGAGCCTGTGGGGACCTTATGCTGGCTGGGCACAAGCA GTACTGTTCAGTGCTGACCTGCGCCAACCTCACCGAGCTCGGGAGCCACCAGCAAAGCGCAGATCTACAGACCCAGAAGTCTAG
- the OGG1 gene encoding N-glycosylase/DNA lyase isoform X2 — MLCSMEHRTLASFPALWASIPCPRSELRLDLVLASGQSFRWREQNPAHWTGVLANQVWTLTQTEEQLYCTVYRGDKGWVGRPTPEELKTVYQYFQLDVSLAQLYHHWSSVDPHFQEVAQKFQGVRLLQQDPIECLFSFICSSNNNIARITGMVERLCEAFGPRLIQLDDVTYHGFPSLQALAGPEVEVQLRTLGLGYRARYVSASARAILEEQGGLPWLQQLRKAPYEETHKALCTLPGVGTKVADCICLMALDKPQAVPVDVHMWQIAQRDYSWHPTTSQAKGPSPQANKELGNFFRSLWGPYAGWAQAVLFSADLRQPHRAREPPAKRRSTDPEV, encoded by the exons ATGCTATGCAGCATGGAGCATCGAACTCTAGCTTCTTTCCCGGCACTGTGGGCCTCCATCCCCTGTCCACGTTCGGAGCTGCGCCTGGACCTGGTTCTGGCTTCCGGACAGTCTTTCCG GTGGAGGGAACAAAACCCGGCGCATTGGACTGGCGTGCTGGCGAACCAGGTATGGACACTGACTCAGACTGAGGAGCAGCTCTACTGTACTGTGTACCGAGGCGACAAGGGATGGGTTGGCCGACCCACACCAGAAGAGCTAAAGACTGTGTACCAGTACTTCCAGCTGGATGTCAGCCTGGCTCAACTTTATCACCATTGGAGTTCCGTGGACCCCCACTTTCAAGAGGTGGCTCAGAAATTCCAAG GTGTGCGACTCCTACAACAGGACCCAATCGAGTGCCTTTTCTCCTTCATCTGTTCCTCCAACAACAACATTGCTCGCATAACTGGCATGGTAGAACGACTCTGTGAGGCCTTTGGACCTCGGCTCATCCAGCTTGATGATGTCACCTACCATGGCTTCCCTAGCCTGCAGGCCCTGGCTG GGCCAGAGGTAGAGGTGCAGCTCAGGACGCTGGGCCTGGGGTACCGTGCCCGCTATGTGAGTGCCAGTGCCCGAGCCATCCTAGAAGAACAGGGCGGGCTGCCCTGGCTGCAGCAGCTGCGCAAGGCCCCCTACGAAGAGACCCACAAGGCCCTCTGCACATTGCCCGGGGTGGGCACCAAG gtgGCTGACTGCATCTGCTTGATGGCCCTAGACAAGCCCCAGGCCGTGCCTGTAGATGTCCACATGTGGCAGATCGCCCAGCGTGACTATAGCTGGCACCCCACCACATCTCAGGCCAAGGGTCCAAGCCCCCAGGCTAAcaaggaactgg GAAACTTTTTCCGGAGCCTGTGGGGACCTTATGCTGGCTGGGCACAAGCA GTACTGTTCAGTGCTGACCTGCGCCAACCTCACCGAGCTCGGGAGCCACCAGCAAAGCGCAGATCTACAGACCCAGAAGTCTAG